One part of the Augochlora pura isolate Apur16 chromosome 3, APUR_v2.2.1, whole genome shotgun sequence genome encodes these proteins:
- the LOC144467945 gene encoding cytochrome b5 domain-containing protein 1 yields the protein MITMQKNSGFPNNSNAMSVRNDRGCDTSSGGQCHPTRSLGNHKKMSFVSKSVSSIGKVLRTSAYVPTGPEIVRVKYYLPSEVAVHNSAIDCWVSYNGGVYDLTDLCKKWAGTREIQVLLAHAGKDISHWFDHETNDIKYHVHPVTGVLVPYCPHGPIPDVIPHVVPASSWRPLDKCPWWLDERYKKGCLTKNPRPCRILNTLTGTEIVMMVCEEDTVKRIQKRALIYNANGRYYTWKFEGKELDLNSTLTENGIPDERDRFVVCGLPDDYYVPCLMCYYNDKCVCNEDYVKKENVNERYVNPQYPDERYEDKEYGRDE from the exons ATGATTACGATGCAAAAAAACAGTGGATTCCCAAATAATAGCAACGCGATGTCTGTGCGCAATGACCGTGGATGCGACACGAGTTCAGGTGGTCAATGCCATCCAACGAGATCTTTAGGAAATCATAAGAAAATGTCATTCGTGAGTAAATCCGTTTCCAGCATAGGGAAGGTGCTTCGAACGTCGGCTTATGTTCCAACCGGGCCTGAAATCGTTCGCGTGAAGTATTATCTACCGTCGGAAGTGGCGGTGCATAATAGCGCGATTGATTGTTGGGTCTCGTACAATGGCGGAGTGTACGATTTGACTGATCTTTGCAAGAAATGGGCCGGCACGAGAGAGATTCAAGTGTTATTGGCTCATGCCGGTAAGGATATAAGTCACTGGTTCGATCATGAGACAAACGACATCAAATATCACGTGCACCCCGTTACCGGAGTTTTGGTACCCTATTGTCCTCACGGTCCAATACCGGATGTAATTCCTCACGTGGTTCCTGCGAGCTCTTGGCGGCCACTGGACAAATGCCCCTGGTGGCTCGACGAAAGGTACAAGAAGGGCTGCCTCACCAAAAATCCCCGGCCCTGTCGAATTTTGAATACGCTTACCGGAACGGAAATCGTGATGATG GTTTGCGAGGAAGACACCGTTAAACGTATCCAGAAACGCGCTCTTATTTATAACGCGAACGGCAGATACTACACGTGGAAATTCGAGGGAAAGGAGCTGGACCTGAACTCGACTTTGACAGAGAACGGCATTCCAGACGAACGTGATCGTTTCGTTGTGTGCGGCCTTCCCGACGATTACTACGTCCCTTGTCTCATGTGTTATTACAACGATAAATGTGTCTGTAACGAGGACtatgtaaaaaaagaaaatgtaaacgaGCGGTACGTGAACCCGCAGTACCCAGACGAACGGTACGAGGACAAGGAATACGGGAGAgacgaatag